From the genome of uncultured Bacteroides sp.:
TCGTAAATCAATTGACCAATCATGGCCGCTTCATTTGCGGGAAGTCTTGCAAAATGGAGAACGACAGTTGGGGCAAGTCCTGCTTTCATTGGCGTTGTTACCTTACGATGCCTTCTTGTGTACAAATGCAGTACTGCGTACCTTGTTTCGCTTGATTTTATCACATAAGCATTTGATGGAGTGGCAAAACTCTATAGATGCTCAACGGACTGCAAATAATTCACTCTTAGGTTATTACACCCTAATGTGGTTTGCTCCTGTTTTTGCAATGATAGGTGGTGTACTTTTATCTTTTTTACAGCCGGCTACATTGCCATATTCGCTCCCTGTTTTACTTGTTTGGTTTGCGACTCCCTATTTTGTTTGGCGGATTAGCTGTCCAATAAAGTTGCATATTCCCGAACTTTCAAGTGAACAAACACTTTTGTTGCATCGGATTGCTCGTAAAACATGGCATTTCTTTGAAACGTTTGTTAATGCTCAGGAAAGTTGGCTTCCTCCCGACAACTTTCAGGAAATACCTGTACCAACTATTGCTTCCCGCACATCGCCTACTAATATTGGGCTTTCATTGTTAGCTAATCTGGCAGCATTTGACTATGGATATCTGCCTGCAGGCAAGGTGATGGAACGTACAAATCAGACCTTTGCAACGATGGGCAAACTCAAAAAGTATCGCGGTCATCTATTTAACTGGTACAACACACGAACTCTTGAACCGCTTTCTCCGTTGTACGTGTCGAGTGTGGATAGTGGTAACCTTGCTGGGCATCTGCTTGCACTCAGTCAGGGGCTCAAAGAGTTAAGGGAAGCCCCAATTTATTCACCGGATATTTTTGCCGGACTGATTGACACGGTGCGAGTTTTAAAACAGCTTGCAGGCAAAAATGTGGCTTTACAGCAACTTGAAAGAGAATTGGAAAATACACCTCCTAATACAGTACAGGCTGCATATAACTTGCTTAAATCAGTTACTAGTCAAATAAATAATATAATTCCATCGTTAGATTCTTCAAATGCTGAATTACAGACATGGGGACAAACTTTGAAACTAAATTGTGAGGAACATTTGGAAGAACTGTTGTCTCTTGCTCCATGGGTTGAAATAGACTACTTGCTTCATAAAGTGAGCTTATCAGAAAGTACAGAAATGATTCTTACTAAATTTCAGATATTTGATAAAGTGCCAACATTGAGCGAAGTTGCCCGTTTTGAAAAAACTATTTGCCCATTATTAGAAACCGCATTGACTGAACTTTTCGAAGTTAATGATCTATCTAGAAAAGAAGAAGCTGATTTCCTTAGTTTATTGTTACATTGTCTTCATAAAGCTGCCAGACATGCTATTCAGAGGAAACAAATGCTTAAATCAATAATACATCAAAGTGAAAACTTTGCACGAATGGATTTTTCTTTCCTTTTCGATGCTTCGAAAAAGTTGTTTTTAATTGGGTATAATGTTACTGAGCAGCGTGCAGATGCGGGTTGCTATGACCTTCTTGCTTCCGAAGCCAGACTTTGCAGTTATGTAGCTATAGCACAAGGACAGGTGCCCCAGGAACATTGGTTCTCGCTTAATCGTCTGTTAATAGTTTCTAAGGGGCAACCAGCATTACTTTCATGGAGTGGTTCTATGTTTGAATACTTGATGCCTTTACTGGTGATGCCAAGCTTTGATAATACTTTACTTGACCAAACTTGTAAGACTGCGGTACAGGAACAAATAGAATATGGTAAAAGACTTGGTGTGCCATGGGGAATGTCCGAGTCGGGATACAACCGCACAGATGTTCATCTGAATTATCAGTATCGGGCATTTGGTGTGCCTAGCCTTGGTTTAAAAAGAGGATTGTCTGAAGATTTGGTTATTGCTCCTTATGCTACAGTAATGGCATTAATGGTGGCCCCACGGAAGGCATGCGAAAATATGCAACGCCTCTCTGCCGAAGGAAAAGAAAGTACTTATGGTTACTATGAGGCGATAGATTATACTCCTTCACATCTTCGTCCGCATGTTTCAAGTGAGAATATCTGTTCTTTCATGGCACATCACCAGGGAATGAGCCTTTTATCGTTGGTTAATCTGATGAAAGGTGGCTCAATGCAACGACGTTTTATGTCTTGTCCGATGCTTAAAGCAGCTGAGTTGCTATTACAGGAACGTATTCCTCAAAGTGTTACTGCGAGCGTAATTCCTGATGATTCGAAATTTGAACTCGAAGGTGTGCATCCTCTTCTTGTGGATACTTCTCAAATAATGCGCATATTCAAGAATACTACTATAGATCCCGAGGTACAGTTGTTATCCAACGGCCGTTATCATGTAATGGTGAACAATGCCGGAAGTGGGTATAGCAGGTGGAATAATATGGCTGTCACACGCTGGCGTGAAGACGCAACATCTGACAACTTGGGCATGTTTATTTATTTGCGTGATAGTGATACCGGCGAATTCTGGTCAACTGCATATCAACCGACTTTGCGTACCATAAAAGGCTATGAGGCGATATTTACTCAGGCTTATGCTGAATTTCGTCAGCGTCAGTCGGGGCTAGAGGTTCACACAACTATTTGTGTCTCTCCGGAAGATGATATCGAATTGAGGCGTATAAAACTGACCAACCATTCACATGTACCTCGAAACATTGAACTTACTACTTACAGCGAAGTGGTAATAGCGCCTCAGGCGGCTGATGAGGCTCACCCTGTATTTAGCAATTTATTTGTGCAAACAGAATTTTTACCTTCTTCTTCTGCTATATTCTGTACTCGTAGAGCGCGGTCGCAAGAAGAAACAGTGCCTCACCTGTTACATCTGATGCTGGTGCAAGGCGAACAACAAGGAAGTCTTTCATGCGAAACTGACCGTTCTCGTTTTGTAGGTAGAGGGCATTCTTTAGCTAATCCTTTGGCGATGAGAAGTACAGGAGACTTATCAGGATGTACTGGTTCAGTACTTGATCCAATCATTTCATTACGCCGTACCGTAACCATTCAGCCGGGCAAATCCGTAACATTATACATTGCATTGGGTATGGCTGAGACAAGAGACTCTATACTGGCTTTATCAGATAAATATCAAAATACTCGTATGGTTGACCGTGCTTTTGAACTGGCATGGACACATAGTCAAGTTGTGTTACATCAACTTAATGTGACTGAAACTGAAGCTCAAAGTTATAGTAAACTTGCTAGCTCCTTGATATATGCTAATCCGTTGCTTCGTGCTACTCAGGGAGTGTTGAAAAGTAACAGACGTGGGCAGAATGCTCTTTGGGGGTATAGCATATCTGGTGATGTTCCTTTGGTATTACTACGTATTAGTGATGCTAAAGGGCTCGACCTGGTACGGCAGATTTCTTTGGCGCATGCATACTGGCGCATGAAGGGAATCACTGTTGAACTGATAATCCTGAACGAGGATGTTTCTGTGTATCGTCAGTTTATTTATGATGAAATTATTAATCTTATTTCATCGGGTATTGAGGCTCCTTTACTTGAAAAGCCTGGTGGCATTTTTATTCGTAGAATAGAACAAGTACCCCGTGAAGATGTACTTTTGCTGCAAGCAACTGCTCGTATTGTCCTGGATGACAAGCAAGGAATGCTGGCTGAGCAACTTGAAACTCTCAGAATCCCTGAATTAATGGTTCCCACTTTACTACCTTCGCGAACAGCGTTACCTGAGACAGTAGAACCACTTCAAAAACGGGACTTGATTTTTACAAACGGCCTTGGTGGATTTACACGAGATGGTCACGAATATGTTATAACGCTTCAGCCTGGACAAATAACGCCTGCACCGTGGTGTAACGTATTGGCTAATAATCAGTTTGGGACTGTGATCTCTGAAAGTGGAGGATCGTACACCTGGGCTGAGAATTCTCATGAATTTCGTCTCACACCTTGGAATAATGATCCTGTGGAAGATCCTTCGGGTGAGGCATTTTATATACGTGATGAACAAACCGGGCAGTTTTGGTCACCTACTCCGCTACCGGCCCGTGGGGCAACACCTTACATAATTCGTCATGGATTTGGTTATACGGTATTCGAACATAGTGAATTCGGAATTGATTCCGAACTGTGGATATATGTTGCAATGGATGCTCCTGTTAAATTTGCAGTATTAAAGTTGTATAACAAATCGGGGCGTTCACGTCGATTGTCAGTTTCCGGATATTATGAATGGGTATTGGCTAACATTCGGCAGAAAAGTTTGCTACATGTCCAGACAGAAATTGACGTTAAAACCGGAGCGTTGTTTGCCAGAAACTTCTACAATCCTGATTTTGCAGGACGGGTAGCTTTTGTTGATGTGGGTGAAGCGCGTACATTGAGTGGTGACCGTAAAGAATTTATCGGTCAGAACGGAAATCTGTCGCATCCTGCTGCGATGAAACATATTCGACTTTCAGGAAAAGTAGGAGCTGGGCTTGATCCTTGTGCTGCCGTACAAGTGGTGTTTGATTTGGCTGATGGGCAGGATCGGGAGACTCGGTTCAGGCTTGGTTTTGCAAATAGCAAGGACGAAATGCGTCAACTGGTATCGCGTTTCCAAAAAACTGGTGCTACTCGTGAAGCGCTAGAAGAAGTATGGGCTTATTGGAACCACACCCTTGGTACTATAAATGTTGATACCCCTGATCCTTCAGTGAATGTAATGGCCAATGGTTGGTTATTGTATCAGACACTTAGTAGTAGGATATGGGCAAGATCTGGTTTTTACCAGTCTGGCGGTGCTTACGGTTTTCGCGATCAGCTACAGGATGTGATGGCTCTTGTACATGCCGAACCTGCTATTACTCGTAAACAGATACTTCGTGCAGCAACTCATCAGTTCCATGAAGGAGATGTTCAACATTGGTGGCATCCCCCCTTGGGACGCGGCGTTAGAACTCATTTCTCTGACGACTACCTTTGGTTGCCATATGTCACATGCAGGTATGTGTCCTGCGTTGCCGACACAGGTATCCTCGACGAGATAATACCCTTCATTGAAGGCCGGACATTGCGATCCGACGAAGAATCTTATTATGATATGCCTGGCCGTTCTGATGAGTCTGCTACGCTCTATGAACATTGTGTTAGAAGTATTAAAAACGGGCTCAAATTTGGCAGTCACGGGTTACCCCTCATTGGATGTGGTGACTGGAATGATGGAATGAATCTGATTGGAAAGGATGGACGTGGTGAGAGTGTATGGCTGGCTTTCTTCTTGTATGATGTTTTAATTAAATTCTCTAAAATAGCGATTCTGCGTAACGATAATGACTTTGCCGAAAGCTGTCTTGCGCATGCACATGATTTACAACTCAATATTGAATTACATGCATGGGATGGTGAATGGTATCGTCGAGCATATTTTGATAATGGAGAACCACTTGGCTCTAAAAATAACCAGGAATGTTGCATTGATTCTTTGCCACAAAGTTGGTCCGTGATTAGTGGCGCTGGAAATTTGAGGCGAGCAGCGCAGGCTATGGATCAGGTTAACAAACAGCTGGTGAACCGCAACGATAACTTGATTCAGTTATTTACCCCACCTTTCGATAAATCGATCCTCAATCCGGGTTATATAAAGGGTTATGTTCCTGGTGTGCGCGAGAATGGTGGTCAGTACACACATGGTGCCATCTGGGCTGCCATAGCTTTTGCTCTCATGGGAGAAACTGAACGTTCCTGGGAACTTTTCGGTTTGCTAAATCCTGTTCAGCATGGCAAAACAGCTGAAGATATTGCTATATACAAAGTGGAACCTTATGTTGTGGCAGCTGATGTGTATGCTTGTGCTCCTCATACCGGCCGAGGCGGCTGGACATGGTACACTGGTTCTTCCTCTTGGATGTATCGTCTTCTGGTTGAAACGCTTTTGGGCGTAAACAGATCGGGTAATAAACTAAATCTGTTTCCTTTGCTCCCTAAAGATTGGAATAGTTACAAAGTTCATTACCGTTTTGGAAAAACAGTGTATCATATTACCTTCAATCGTATCACAGACGACTCGTTGTCCCGGCTTATACTTGATGGAAAAGAGTTATCGGAAAAAGCACTGCTACCTTTAGAAGATGACTTGAAAGAACATTTTGTAGAAATGTGGCTATAATTATGGATAAAGAAAGGTATTTCC
Proteins encoded in this window:
- a CDS encoding glucoamylase family protein, translated to MINFSKIKIPELIRFKESSEDQPLRGELFNVDQLSQYAQKLASDQQKICEDGEGFLLEKLNYNDAVLRDYNRLILAVKRPRNITPAAEWLVDNFYLIEEHIQLARRHFSKKYSRQLPILYKGQTKGLPRIYEIVLELISHTDAQIDVESLYAFFEAYQTELTLKLGELWAIPIMLRLALIENLYRIVSRLKVNQAHRDMANFWVDKLQQMAGTSPSKLVEVLAEMAKSDIPLSSAFVFEFCQRLSSQNPMLHMARSWLEQRLAETGLSIEELIHDESQDQAANQLSVSHSIGSLRFLGTTDWQIFVEKLSIVDRTLRNDPEGTYCIMDFSTRDRYRHVIEEFAKRSPFSEEEVAQKAIKLAKDAFAQKLDKRNAHVGFYLIGDGKTFLIKEAKVKSSFGTTVENSIHRFPLVFYVGLITLFTLFGTFGFVKILQSLGNFVIDWESITLIIIFLFCVSQLALALVNWIAMLIVSPNLIPRLDFSQGISSNCRTIVVVPTMLSNKDSVDRLIENMELCFLSNRDRYLHFALLTDFNDAVNEVMPMDDFLLERARFRVERLNKKYAAGSNNIFFLFHRPRRWNPSEGKWMGFERKRGKLMEFNSFLRGGTSDAFSLIEGETSILKSVKYVITLDTDTQLPWGSARKLIGAMAHPLNRPEFDPKRNIVVKGYGILQPRIAVSLVSSRCSLYVRLFSGDAGIDPYTRAVSDVYQDVFREGSFIGKGIYDVDAFEQALAGRFPQNRILSHDLLESTYVRSGLISDIEMYESYPSGYNMDANRHYRWIRGDWQIARWLMPRVPVSDKKKEHNPISGLAKFKIFDNLRRSLVSPALLLLLTGFCLFFPQSTWIGPLLVLIIAALPIIIGMSINVFRKSIDQSWPLHLREVLQNGERQLGQVLLSLALLPYDAFLCTNAVLRTLFRLILSHKHLMEWQNSIDAQRTANNSLLGYYTLMWFAPVFAMIGGVLLSFLQPATLPYSLPVLLVWFATPYFVWRISCPIKLHIPELSSEQTLLLHRIARKTWHFFETFVNAQESWLPPDNFQEIPVPTIASRTSPTNIGLSLLANLAAFDYGYLPAGKVMERTNQTFATMGKLKKYRGHLFNWYNTRTLEPLSPLYVSSVDSGNLAGHLLALSQGLKELREAPIYSPDIFAGLIDTVRVLKQLAGKNVALQQLERELENTPPNTVQAAYNLLKSVTSQINNIIPSLDSSNAELQTWGQTLKLNCEEHLEELLSLAPWVEIDYLLHKVSLSESTEMILTKFQIFDKVPTLSEVARFEKTICPLLETALTELFEVNDLSRKEEADFLSLLLHCLHKAARHAIQRKQMLKSIIHQSENFARMDFSFLFDASKKLFLIGYNVTEQRADAGCYDLLASEARLCSYVAIAQGQVPQEHWFSLNRLLIVSKGQPALLSWSGSMFEYLMPLLVMPSFDNTLLDQTCKTAVQEQIEYGKRLGVPWGMSESGYNRTDVHLNYQYRAFGVPSLGLKRGLSEDLVIAPYATVMALMVAPRKACENMQRLSAEGKESTYGYYEAIDYTPSHLRPHVSSENICSFMAHHQGMSLLSLVNLMKGGSMQRRFMSCPMLKAAELLLQERIPQSVTASVIPDDSKFELEGVHPLLVDTSQIMRIFKNTTIDPEVQLLSNGRYHVMVNNAGSGYSRWNNMAVTRWREDATSDNLGMFIYLRDSDTGEFWSTAYQPTLRTIKGYEAIFTQAYAEFRQRQSGLEVHTTICVSPEDDIELRRIKLTNHSHVPRNIELTTYSEVVIAPQAADEAHPVFSNLFVQTEFLPSSSAIFCTRRARSQEETVPHLLHLMLVQGEQQGSLSCETDRSRFVGRGHSLANPLAMRSTGDLSGCTGSVLDPIISLRRTVTIQPGKSVTLYIALGMAETRDSILALSDKYQNTRMVDRAFELAWTHSQVVLHQLNVTETEAQSYSKLASSLIYANPLLRATQGVLKSNRRGQNALWGYSISGDVPLVLLRISDAKGLDLVRQISLAHAYWRMKGITVELIILNEDVSVYRQFIYDEIINLISSGIEAPLLEKPGGIFIRRIEQVPREDVLLLQATARIVLDDKQGMLAEQLETLRIPELMVPTLLPSRTALPETVEPLQKRDLIFTNGLGGFTRDGHEYVITLQPGQITPAPWCNVLANNQFGTVISESGGSYTWAENSHEFRLTPWNNDPVEDPSGEAFYIRDEQTGQFWSPTPLPARGATPYIIRHGFGYTVFEHSEFGIDSELWIYVAMDAPVKFAVLKLYNKSGRSRRLSVSGYYEWVLANIRQKSLLHVQTEIDVKTGALFARNFYNPDFAGRVAFVDVGEARTLSGDRKEFIGQNGNLSHPAAMKHIRLSGKVGAGLDPCAAVQVVFDLADGQDRETRFRLGFANSKDEMRQLVSRFQKTGATREALEEVWAYWNHTLGTINVDTPDPSVNVMANGWLLYQTLSSRIWARSGFYQSGGAYGFRDQLQDVMALVHAEPAITRKQILRAATHQFHEGDVQHWWHPPLGRGVRTHFSDDYLWLPYVTCRYVSCVADTGILDEIIPFIEGRTLRSDEESYYDMPGRSDESATLYEHCVRSIKNGLKFGSHGLPLIGCGDWNDGMNLIGKDGRGESVWLAFFLYDVLIKFSKIAILRNDNDFAESCLAHAHDLQLNIELHAWDGEWYRRAYFDNGEPLGSKNNQECCIDSLPQSWSVISGAGNLRRAAQAMDQVNKQLVNRNDNLIQLFTPPFDKSILNPGYIKGYVPGVRENGGQYTHGAIWAAIAFALMGETERSWELFGLLNPVQHGKTAEDIAIYKVEPYVVAADVYACAPHTGRGGWTWYTGSSSWMYRLLVETLLGVNRSGNKLNLFPLLPKDWNSYKVHYRFGKTVYHITFNRITDDSLSRLILDGKELSEKALLPLEDDLKEHFVEMWL